The following nucleotide sequence is from Nesterenkonia xinjiangensis.
CGCAGCGTGGACAGTCCCAACAGCTGCTCGAGAGGTCCGCGCAGAGCGTCCACGGTCTGCACGCGGGCCAGCGGCGCTGCTCGCCATTCCCTCACCAGCCAGCCGCTTCGAGCATAGACCGCATCCTGGGTGGTCTCCCAACGGTGGACCCGGTACCGCCAGAATGGCTCCACTGCCACTCCGACGATGAGCAGGAGAGCTGCAGCCAGGACCACCAGGATCAGCCAGGGACGGGCGGCATCCCACCACACGTAGGCCACGATGGCGGCGGCGAGGATCGGCACGGCCAGCACCAGAGACTGCAGCATCCACCACCCGATGGCGCGCTTCTCCAGCTGATTCTCCGGCGGGCGCAGGGACAACGCGGTGGGGCCGACCACTGATCCCTCCCCAGAGGGTGGGTCGTCGATCGTCGAAGTCCGGGGAGCCCCGTCACGGGCGCAACTGTTCACTCCTTCACCCTAGGACGCGCCTCTGCTCGGGCGCCCCTGCTGATGGTCATGACTTCGGTGCGCCCGCCCGAGCGGGTGTCTCAATGAGAATTCTCTATCTGCCGACCGCCTCCTGGCGACGAGGCGGAGGCGATGTCGACCTGTGGGGCCGGAAGACGTGGGGATGGGGCTGACTCCGCTCCGCTGAATGAAGGCCGGCACACCCCCGCCGTCGCCGGTCTCCGGGAGGATCGGAGACTCTTGGCAGGCACAGACGGATCGCGCCATGCCGCCGCCTGCGTTCATCTGGCCGACGAATCGCACCTCGTGCATCACCCAGGACGTCGATCCCCATTGGGCCGGTATCGCGGGCGGACAGAGGGCCATCGACTCGCTACTGACCGAACCACGTCTCGACGCTGTTCAGGTCGAGGCGAATCAAGAGATGCCCTTCTACCACTAGCGGCGCCCAGAATGGCAGTCAGCAGCTCTATACAGTAGGAGCGGAGACGTTGTGATCGGCGAGTCCGAGGTTCACCAAATCCGACGGCAGGAGGAGCCTGAATGAAGCAGTTCACACTGAACCATCACGGCCTGAACTTAGTGGTGGAGGTCGACCAGGGAGCACTGTTCTGGTACCGAGTACGGCTCATCATAGACAACGATGTCGCCGACGAACGCAACCTCTTCTGGGGAACCACACGGCTCCGGGCGAACCACGCTCAACCTGTGACTGTAGATGTGACGGCAGGTTTTTTCGGAGCCAGGAGAGTCGTTCTCCGCGACGGCACCCAGTCAGTCGCCTTCACCAAGGACCGGTGAGACGACCGCCCCACGTCTATGAGGTCGGTGCGGCCTGATCAAAACCGGCCGATAGTCACCACCAGAGGAGCGGAGCCCCTGCGACGGACCAGCGTGAGGGGACGCTTTTGGCGGTCAGCCGCAGGGGCTCCTGTATCACTCGCACCTTGATGAGGTAGTAATCACGCTATCGGTGGCCACTGGCAGGAAGCCGCACGTGGGCTCTGAGTTCACTGAAGACTCAGTGGTTCCGGCTCCCAGAACCAACGCTGTCGGTATGCGGCCGCGTTCAGGAACTCCCGGATGGAAGAGGGTGGGTGAAGCGCCCTGGCTTTCGTTCCGACCTACTTCCTCAAGGAGGGTCGGATCATGCCCCTGAAGTACTCCCCTGAGTTCAAGGCCCGTGCGCTGCAGCTTATCGAAGTGAGGATCCAAGCCGAGCAGTGCTCAGGCTGGGTCGCCTGCACCGCGGTAGGTGAAGCCCTCGGCGGTATCTCACCCCACACCCTGCGCAACTGGTGGAAGCAGAACCGCATCGATCAGGGCCTGGCCCCCGGAGTGAGTAGCGAGGGCTCAGAAGAGATGCGCCGGTTGCGCAGAGAGAACCTCGAACTACGCCGAGCCAACGAGATCCGGCGGAAGGCCTCGGCCTTTTTCGCAGCGGAACTCGACCGCCCCACGACGAAATGATCCGGTTCATCGACGAACACCGCGATCGCTCCTTAGGTCAAGGCGATCTGCCGCACCCTGCGTGCTACAGAGCATGGGTTCATCACCTCCCGCGGCTACCGCTCCGCGAAGGTCCGCCCACCCTCGGACCGGGATCAACGCGCAGAACTACTCCGTTTACGGGATGAGGAAGATGCACCGCGCCATGGGCCATGCTGGCTGGGACGTGGGACACGACCAGGTCGCCCGCCTGATGAAACGTGCCGACCTTCGCGGCATACGCCGCGGCCGGAAGCCAGTCACGACGAAGCCGGCGACTGAGCCGGATCATCGTCCTGACCTGGTGGAGCGCCAGTTCGTCGCTGAGCGTGCTGATCAGGTGTGGGTCGCTGACATCACCTACGTGAGGACACTGGCGGGGTTCTGCTACGCCGCGTTCATCACGGATGTCTACTCCCGGAAGATCGTGGGGTGGGCGATCTCTGCGAGCCTGCACGCCACCGGGTTGCCGCTGCTCGCGCTGGAGCATGCTCGGCTGAGCACAGGTGCCACCCGGGACCGGCAGGGCCTGATCCACCACTCGGATCGAGGCAGTCAGTACGTGAGCCTGGCCTACTCGGATGCCCTGATCACCGCCGGTGTCAAGGCTTCTGTCGGGACCGTGGGCGATAGTTTCGACAACGCTCTGGCTGAGGCGGTCAACGGGCTCTACAAGGCCGAGCTCATCCACTCGAATCGCCTCTGGGAGTCCACCGAGGCCGTGGAGCTGGCCACCATGGGGTGGGTGCATTGGTGGAATACCCTGCGCCTGCACGAGGCTCTGGGCTACTCCACCCCGACCGAGGTCGCAGCCACGGACACTCACGACCATGACGTAGCGCCCGTTGCGTCCTGACCCCGGAACGAAACCCAGGGCGCTTCAAGTCGCCATGGAACACGTCCCACAACCAAGGAACTGGGACGGTCACAGCTGAATATAACGGACTCGCTCTCAAGCCATGAAAAGCCCAAACCACCCCTGGCAAGCCCGGTTGGCGTCATCGCTTTGGAGGGGTAGATCGAGGGCGTAGGTGTTAATGCGTGTGAGACGATCGGGCGATGGATTCTCCAGATAATTCTCCTCAGATCGGTTCAGTTGACGTTGAACGCGACGCCCTCAACAAGGGGGGTGCTCAACTCGCGCAGCTCATCGAGGATCTGGGCTTCAAGCTGGACACGGAATCGGCCTCCGGTGCGCCCACCGATGGGTGGCGGGTCCTTCGACGCCATGCGGGCAGGGCGACTCTGCTGGGTACTCCCATCAGCAGTGAGGGAGATAGCTGGCGTCTAGCGACCGTTCAGCTCGACACCGGGGCCGGTATCGTTCGGGTGCACCCCGAGACGGCACGGCTTCGACCCAGCAGAGCAGACCGACGGCGCCCTCTCGAGTTGCGCTGGCCCGCCTTGATGGAGACGGGCAGTGACCTAGAGGATTTCGCGATCGACATCGTCAACGTCGGCTCCACC
It contains:
- a CDS encoding PH domain-containing protein, which encodes MVGPTALSLRPPENQLEKRAIGWWMLQSLVLAVPILAAAIVAYVWWDAARPWLILVVLAAALLLIVGVAVEPFWRYRVHRWETTQDAVYARSGWLVREWRAAPLARVQTVDALRGPLEQLLGLSTLRVTTASSYGAIDIGGLDQRTAARLAEELTEATQQIPGDGT